From the genome of Glycine max cultivar Williams 82 chromosome 2, Glycine_max_v4.0, whole genome shotgun sequence, one region includes:
- the LOC102665100 gene encoding uncharacterized protein: protein MPFGEALQQMSLYAKFLKDMLTKKNTYIHSDTIVMEGNYSAVIQRILPRKHSDPGSVKIPCSIGLVLVGKAFIDLGAKINLMPLSMCRRLGELEIMPTQMTLQLADCSVTRPYGVIEDVLVRVKHLIFPANFVVMDIEDDADILDILGHPFMSMQAMASPKDRHQPQHLRPAMTALDSYLRRPGIATPTL from the exons ATGCCTTTTGGAGAGGCTCTCCAACAAATGTCACTCTATGCTAAGTTTCTGAAAGACATGCTAACTAAGAAGAACACGTACATCCACAGTGACACCATAGTTATGGAGGGAAACTACAGTGCTGTTATTCAACGTATCCTACCACGAAAACATTCAGATCCAGGAAGTGTCAAAATACCTTGTTCGATAGGTCTAGTTTTAGTAGGCAAGGCTTTtattgatttgggagccaaaattaatttgatgccGCTCTCCATGTGTCGAAGACTTGGAGAGCTAGAGATAATGCCTACTCAGATGACCTTACAGTTAGCTGATTGCTCTGTCACCAGACCCTACGGAGTGATTGAAGACGTGCTGGTCCGGGTCAAGCATCTCATCTTTCCTGCTAATTTTGTTGTAATGGACATTGAGGACGATGCGGATATTCTTGACATTTTAGGACATCCATTTATGTCTATGCAAGCT ATGGCTTCCCCAAAAGATAGGCACCAGCCTCAGCATCTCAGGCCCGCTATGACCGCTCTAGATTCATATCTCAGGAGGCCTGGGATCGCTACTCCGACATTGTGA